One Nitrospirota bacterium genomic window, TTCCGCCAAGTCATCTATAGTAAACCTCTCCGGCACAATATCCACATCCATGCCATATTTCTTAACTGAATCTGCTGTAACAGGGCTTATACATGCCAGTTTAATCCCTTTGAGTAGTATTTTATATTCCTCAGTCCCAATGAATTCAATAAAATTTCTTACTGTTGACCCGCTTGTAAATGTAACTACATCTATCTCTTTCCTGCTTAACATATCTTTAAGTATTGTAGCATCAGTATCGGGTTTGACGACCTTGTACACAGGCACAACATCTACATTCAAACCCATCTTTATAAGTTCATCCGGTAATAACTCACGGCCAACCTGCGCCCTTGGTATAAGAATCTTTTTCCCTATGCCGGCCATACCCTTAAACCCTTTTACTATAGCCTCTGCCCTGAACTCCTGCGGGACAAAATCTACATGCACACCATAAGGTTCAACAGCATCTGCTGTCTTAACACCCACAGTACATATCTTTACATCATAAAAGGCATCACTGACATACTTACCAAGCTCAGTTATCCTCCCCATAAAAGAATTCACACCATTTACACTCGTAAAAATGACCCAGTTATAATCATGCAGATTTTCTATAGCACAATCTGCTGAATCCCAACTGTCAGGCGGTGCAACAGAGATAACCGGAAACTTTACAGGTTCCCCGCCAAGTGCTGTAATAAGGACGGCAAGCTCCGCTGATTGCTCAACAGGTCTTGTAATCAGTATCCTTTTCCCCTTTAACGGCCCCTTTAACGGGTAGACCTCTTTAGCCTTTTCCATACACTTCCCTCAAAATCTCCTCGCCGCCCTGCGAGAGGAGGCTTTCAGCAAGGGCAATGCCGATTTCTTCAGGATTTTCTTCGGAAC contains:
- a CDS encoding uroporphyrinogen-III synthase; this encodes MEKAKEVYPLKGPLKGKRILITRPVEQSAELAVLITALGGEPVKFPVISVAPPDSWDSADCAIENLHDYNWVIFTSVNGVNSFMGRITELGKYVSDAFYDVKICTVGVKTADAVEPYGVHVDFVPQEFRAEAIVKGFKGMAGIGKKILIPRAQVGRELLPDELIKMGLNVDVVPVYKVVKPDTDATILKDMLSRKEIDVVTFTSGSTVRNFIEFIGTEEYKILLKGIKLACISPVTADSVKKYGMDVDIVPERFTIDDLAEAIAGFYQGKKLEARS